A single genomic interval of Chloracidobacterium validum harbors:
- a CDS encoding glucose-6-phosphate dehydrogenase assembly protein OpcA, with amino-acid sequence MSIVEDIERRRQVDVTAIERELTELWKAAAAAKDGDTGDAVTRVCLLNLLVFITDEARFGEVSEVVAKVTESAPCRAIIMYGNLTEPRPETQAWIASHCHLDDRMRQVCCEEIRVAASGTAVQYLARTVAPLIAPDLPVFLWWQDLKTLREKYFHDFLHEVDRIIIDSRGLTHRDAIAAQLARFVLESRHRAAFSDLNWTRLTRWRDLAAGLFDAPDLTHYLQELTRVTITYAKDDEASGVPMQALLLAGFFAAQLGWTLKDAHEINPHQAELRFRARRRRVVLTIEPRAGTQLPQKQLVEVVLEADRAEPASFSVTCRPSDGTDWLYTTAVKITEGAHYHTTIGLPPLTDARLMSREVEIFGRSKPYERALRMALEIINELEIDAQLD; translated from the coding sequence ATGAGCATCGTCGAAGACATCGAACGTCGCCGCCAAGTGGATGTCACCGCCATCGAGCGCGAATTGACCGAGCTGTGGAAGGCCGCCGCCGCCGCCAAGGACGGAGACACCGGCGACGCCGTCACCCGCGTCTGCCTGCTCAACTTGCTGGTCTTCATCACCGACGAAGCGCGCTTCGGTGAGGTTTCCGAAGTCGTGGCAAAGGTGACTGAATCAGCCCCCTGCCGCGCCATCATCATGTATGGCAATTTGACTGAACCAAGACCTGAAACCCAGGCCTGGATTGCTTCGCACTGCCACCTTGACGACCGGATGCGCCAGGTGTGCTGCGAGGAAATCCGGGTTGCCGCCAGCGGGACGGCCGTCCAGTACCTTGCCCGAACGGTAGCTCCGCTCATTGCGCCCGACCTCCCGGTTTTCCTCTGGTGGCAAGACCTCAAAACGCTGCGCGAGAAGTATTTTCACGATTTTCTGCACGAAGTTGACCGCATTATCATTGATAGTCGCGGCCTGACACACCGGGATGCCATCGCCGCTCAGTTGGCAAGGTTCGTTCTCGAATCGCGTCACCGGGCGGCATTCAGCGACCTCAACTGGACGCGCCTGACCCGCTGGCGCGACCTTGCGGCCGGACTTTTTGACGCGCCAGACTTGACGCATTACCTTCAAGAATTGACGCGCGTCACGATCACCTATGCCAAGGACGATGAAGCCTCCGGCGTTCCGATGCAGGCCCTCCTGCTCGCCGGTTTTTTCGCGGCACAACTCGGCTGGACGCTCAAGGATGCGCACGAAATCAACCCGCATCAGGCCGAACTTCGCTTTCGCGCCCGGCGGCGCCGGGTGGTTCTCACCATCGAACCAAGGGCCGGGACACAACTTCCGCAAAAACAGCTCGTTGAGGTGGTGTTGGAGGCGGACCGAGCTGAACCGGCCAGCTTCAGCGTCACCTGCCGACCTTCAGACGGAACGGATTGGCTTTACACAACGGCCGTCAAGATCACTGAAGGCGCCCATTATCACACAACCATCGGGCTGCCGCCGCTTACCGATGCGCGCCTGATGTCACGGGAAGTTGAAATTTTTGGCCGTTCAAAGCCCTATGAGCGCGCCTTGCGCATGGCGCTTGAAATCATCAATGAACTCGAAATTGACGCTCAACTTGATTGA
- a CDS encoding sensor histidine kinase, producing the protein MFCKRVCQFLRRLAYLVSTTAILSSVLAAAGLSTARTSASVNHLTASLPITTSLQTDTTAPPVLLVSPLAAEPLTARLDMLEDPARQLTIEQVATASLAFQPVNRRVLNLGYTTSAYWFRVRLKNDTAHEVEQLIEVEQPYLGRVDCYLLQGNAPVTALAPLVAGDALPISLRAIPHRLPIFPVKLPAQAECTVYLRVETQGSFTFSAKLWPSFEHARKDRIHSFLLGVYYGLLLLLLLYNVTLFVGLRDEASFYFAAYILAIGFFQSSADGLLPQVQEWLFGGIIAEGLRVRIALGNAASGIAALLAQRYLNLATYHPLTHRLLGSLAIAFFGLALLGGIWPAQSIAQISTILMAVSSIPALLAAVIPLRQGYRPAVYFLLAWTLVVLAVLLNTLRTLGFVPQSVDWQGILHAGTAVQALMLSFGITARMVIIKEEKEAARAEADLRANEVAISAAFNEQLKRANQELQDALQAREAARQEAEERRAELEIANTRLLELDRLKADFTAMLVHDLRSPLAAVNGTLELIENVLPETDPDLPELIRASKDNIRRTLDLISDLLELARTESQSLTLDLKLLDIVPLLRQCVESTRMGTSHQLSFVLELPTTLPAVAGDQRKLERVFMNLLTNAAKFTPPEGKVTVSAREIIGQGVEAGLSFVEVSVTDTGKGMPPAELPFLFDPYRQGGQGKQKVGFGLGLAIAKRIVAAHDGNISVKSQVGVGSTFTVTLPCWASKVGQTTLDQPAPKTAGDSGETVLSSRAKDGS; encoded by the coding sequence ATGTTCTGCAAAAGGGTCTGCCAGTTTCTTCGCCGTCTGGCTTACCTTGTTTCAACAACGGCCATTCTCTCCAGTGTGCTTGCGGCGGCCGGGCTGTCCACAGCGCGGACTTCCGCATCCGTTAATCACCTAACGGCTTCCCTTCCAATCACCACTTCCCTTCAAACCGACACGACCGCACCGCCAGTCCTGCTTGTCAGCCCGTTGGCAGCCGAGCCGCTAACGGCGCGTTTAGACATGCTGGAGGACCCAGCCCGCCAGTTGACCATCGAGCAAGTTGCCACTGCCAGCCTGGCATTTCAACCGGTCAACCGACGGGTACTCAATCTTGGCTACACAACCTCCGCCTACTGGTTTCGCGTGCGCTTGAAGAACGATACGGCCCACGAAGTTGAGCAACTGATTGAAGTCGAACAACCTTACCTGGGGCGCGTGGATTGTTATTTACTTCAGGGCAATGCGCCCGTGACCGCGCTGGCGCCGCTGGTGGCCGGTGATGCGCTTCCCATTAGCCTTCGCGCGATTCCCCACCGGCTGCCAATTTTCCCCGTTAAGTTGCCAGCGCAGGCTGAATGTACGGTTTATCTGCGGGTCGAAACCCAAGGCTCATTTACCTTTTCGGCAAAGTTGTGGCCGTCCTTTGAGCATGCCCGGAAGGATCGTATCCATAGTTTTTTACTGGGTGTTTACTACGGTCTCTTGCTCTTGCTCCTGCTCTACAACGTCACGCTATTTGTGGGACTGCGCGATGAAGCCAGTTTTTACTTTGCGGCTTACATTTTGGCCATCGGCTTTTTTCAGTCGAGTGCGGATGGACTACTGCCACAGGTTCAGGAATGGCTCTTTGGCGGGATCATCGCGGAGGGATTGCGCGTGCGGATCGCCCTGGGCAACGCTGCCTCCGGCATAGCGGCGCTGCTGGCGCAAAGGTACTTGAACCTTGCAACTTACCACCCACTTACCCATCGCTTGCTAGGCAGTCTTGCCATTGCCTTTTTCGGCTTAGCACTTCTCGGTGGGATCTGGCCGGCACAGAGCATCGCCCAAATTTCGACCATCCTGATGGCAGTTAGCAGTATCCCAGCTCTCTTGGCGGCCGTGATTCCACTTCGGCAAGGGTATCGCCCGGCGGTCTATTTCTTGCTGGCCTGGACGCTCGTCGTGCTCGCTGTCCTGCTCAACACATTGCGCACACTGGGCTTTGTGCCACAGTCAGTGGACTGGCAGGGCATCCTCCACGCCGGAACAGCCGTGCAAGCGTTGATGCTATCCTTTGGCATAACGGCACGCATGGTGATCATCAAAGAGGAAAAAGAGGCCGCACGCGCCGAAGCCGATCTGCGAGCAAACGAAGTGGCAATCTCAGCCGCCTTCAACGAACAGCTCAAACGGGCCAATCAGGAACTACAGGATGCCTTGCAAGCGCGTGAAGCCGCGCGGCAGGAGGCTGAGGAACGCCGCGCCGAACTTGAAATTGCCAACACACGGTTGCTGGAGTTGGACCGGCTCAAGGCAGACTTCACGGCTATGCTGGTTCACGACCTACGTTCGCCGCTGGCGGCTGTCAATGGCACCCTGGAATTAATCGAAAACGTTTTGCCAGAGACCGACCCCGACTTGCCAGAACTCATCCGTGCCTCGAAGGACAACATCCGTCGGACACTCGACCTCATCAGCGACCTCCTCGAACTTGCCCGCACCGAATCACAGTCGCTGACGCTCGACCTCAAGCTACTCGATATCGTTCCACTGCTACGACAGTGTGTCGAAAGCACGCGGATGGGCACATCGCATCAACTCAGCTTTGTCTTGGAGCTGCCAACTACACTGCCGGCCGTCGCTGGTGACCAGCGGAAACTAGAGCGCGTGTTCATGAACCTGCTCACCAATGCGGCAAAGTTCACGCCACCTGAGGGGAAGGTCACGGTTTCAGCCCGTGAGATCATCGGACAAGGCGTTGAAGCCGGGCTGTCCTTTGTTGAAGTGTCCGTTACCGACACCGGCAAGGGCATGCCGCCGGCCGAACTACCCTTCTTGTTTGACCCCTACCGGCAAGGCGGACAAGGGAAACAAAAAGTCGGCTTCGGATTGGGCTTGGCGATTGCCAAGCGGATCGTTGCCGCGCATGACGGCAACATTTCGGTCAAAAGCCAGGTCGGCGTGGGCAGCACCTTTACCGTTACCCTTCCCTGCTGGGCAAGCAAGGTCGGGCAAACAACGCTTGACCAACCCGCGCCCAAAACGGCCGGCGACAGCGGCGAGACCGTGCTTTCAAGTCGGGCCAAAGATGGAAGCTAA
- a CDS encoding patatin-like phospholipase family protein, producing MVERRLGLVFAGGGNRAFYQLGLMQSWADLWPRVRAVAACSAGACVVAMLLSGRATETAAFWKRRRAHVTRNINWFHPLVGRPLAPHAPIYRDTLDFCLADGGFERIRAQPFPLLVLTARLPPGVPPAAAVVLGLTAYNLEKQFKRGLVHPMWGRRLGFRPAVFDMRDCATAADLTALILASSATPPFTPLGRVDGQTLLDGGLVDNIPAFLLDDISDVQRQVVLMSRTYPAEITGRQRQRLYVAPLTPPPVSRWDYTRPDLVEATIAQGAREAVAHRPALDALLDEL from the coding sequence ATGGTCGAACGCCGACTAGGGCTGGTGTTTGCCGGCGGTGGAAACCGGGCCTTTTATCAACTCGGCCTCATGCAAAGCTGGGCGGACTTGTGGCCGCGGGTGCGGGCGGTGGCAGCCTGTAGTGCCGGAGCGTGCGTCGTGGCCATGCTCCTGAGCGGACGCGCCACGGAGACGGCAGCTTTTTGGAAACGACGTCGGGCGCACGTCACTCGCAACATCAACTGGTTCCATCCACTGGTGGGAAGACCACTGGCGCCCCATGCCCCGATCTATCGGGACACCCTCGACTTTTGCCTAGCGGATGGCGGTTTTGAGCGAATCCGCGCCCAGCCCTTTCCCTTGCTTGTCCTGACGGCGCGGCTTCCGCCGGGCGTGCCACCGGCGGCGGCGGTGGTTTTAGGGCTGACCGCCTACAATCTCGAAAAGCAGTTCAAACGGGGATTGGTGCACCCGATGTGGGGTCGGCGGCTTGGCTTTCGGCCGGCCGTCTTCGACATGCGGGACTGCGCCACGGCGGCTGACCTCACGGCGCTCATCCTCGCCTCATCGGCGACGCCACCATTTACGCCGCTCGGCCGGGTTGACGGACAAACACTCCTCGATGGTGGGCTTGTGGACAATATCCCGGCGTTTCTGCTCGATGATATTTCCGACGTGCAACGGCAGGTGGTGTTGATGTCCCGGACATACCCGGCAGAGATTACCGGGCGGCAGCGGCAGCGTCTTTATGTCGCTCCCCTGACCCCGCCGCCGGTTTCACGGTGGGATTACACGCGGCCGGATTTAGTCGAGGCAACCATTGCCCAAGGGGCAAGGGAAGCGGTAGCGCACCGGCCGGCCCTCGATGCCCTTCTAGACGAGCTGTAA
- the pgl gene encoding 6-phosphogluconolactonase, translating to MSLLVFPSADELARHAAASFVRHAAAAIASHDRFAVVLSGGSTPRIVFRKLASDEFAPQVDWSNVHFFWGDERAVPPDHPDSNFRLAQEHLLAPLGIPDSNIHRIESERPPDEAAARYDADLTAFFGDGPRRFDLVHLGLGEDGHTASLFPDTVALGETQARVVANAVPRLQTTRITFTAPLINAARAVEFFVTGASKALVLREVLFGENHHYPSQMICPKDGTLTWLVTADAAAELPKQG from the coding sequence ATGTCCCTGCTGGTCTTTCCATCCGCCGATGAGTTAGCGCGTCATGCGGCCGCGTCATTTGTTCGGCATGCAGCCGCCGCGATTGCATCCCATGACAGGTTTGCAGTTGTGCTCTCCGGCGGCAGCACTCCGCGCATTGTGTTTCGCAAACTGGCGAGCGATGAATTCGCCCCACAAGTTGACTGGTCAAACGTTCACTTTTTCTGGGGCGACGAACGAGCTGTGCCTCCCGATCACCCAGACAGCAACTTTCGCTTGGCACAGGAACATCTCCTTGCACCGCTCGGTATTCCAGACTCGAACATTCATCGGATCGAAAGCGAGCGGCCACCAGACGAGGCCGCCGCGCGCTACGATGCTGACCTGACGGCTTTTTTTGGCGATGGCCCCCGCCGCTTTGACTTGGTTCACCTCGGACTGGGGGAAGACGGTCACACGGCCTCACTCTTTCCCGACACGGTTGCCCTCGGTGAAACCCAAGCCAGGGTTGTGGCCAATGCCGTGCCTAGACTTCAAACGACGCGGATCACCTTCACGGCGCCGCTGATCAACGCGGCCCGCGCCGTTGAGTTTTTTGTCACCGGCGCCAGCAAGGCACTGGTCCTACGTGAAGTCCTGTTTGGGGAAAACCATCATTACCCGTCCCAAATGATTTGTCCGAAGGATGGCACGTTGACGTGGCTTGTGACGGCCGATGCCGCCGCTGAGTTACCGAAACAGGGTTGA
- a CDS encoding S9 family peptidase: MLLRLACPIRITLWVFLWSVTTLLVRAELPPLLDRQLIFGNPEIASAQLSPDGKYVAFLKPYKDTLNIWVKSTNEPFTRARLLTDTTARPIRNFFWTRDGRFILYVQDRGGDENFNLYAVDPTAEPADGRDAPLSRDLTGIKGARVQIYAVPKGSPDVVCIGLNDRDPAWHDVYQLRLSTGERTRLRENKEQISGWFFDEAGQLRLAVRVAPNGDTEILRVDADRLVKVYACSVFESAGPIRMHPDGQRVYMVTNRGQDVDLTRLVLFDPKTGKEELVESDPLERVDFGSASFSDVTNDVIATVYIDERIRTYWRDKGYERDHRWLQKRLPGKDIAFTSGTRDEQIWLVTATSDTEPGETYLFDRRAKRLTLQYRLYEKLDRRHLAPMKAIRYPSSDGLGIPAYLTLPKGITAKNLPLMVVPHGGPWARDVWGYNRQAQFLANRGYAVLQPNFRASTGYGKRFLNAGNGQWGDLMQDDLTWGVNYLVAEGIADPRRVGIMGGSYGGYATLAGVAFTPKLYAAGVAIVAPSNLITLLNTIPPYWEAARRLFHTRMGDPGKPEDRARMERQSPLNAADRIETPLMIVQGANDPRVKKSEADQIVVALRDRGFPVEYLCAPDEGHGFARPVNNLALYAASERFLADHLKGRFQADMPADVAARLKEITVDVSTVTAPERGRPATVGVVKPESDLRAGRLRYRGTIDVPGQTIQATVETTVTEAGDAWEVREEISLPMGSVIETTKLEKASLVVRSRRVAQGPLTVDVAFRDGRVEGAVTLNGTPRPMAADLGGELLADGAGRYLVIGRLPLAMGYTATLRNFNVQNGRPSLVQLNVAAIENVSLASGHFTAYRVELTDEGGARTTVWVDQATRLPIKAVVKTATLGGAAISLELVESDG; the protein is encoded by the coding sequence ATGCTCCTGCGTCTAGCCTGTCCCATTCGGATAACCCTGTGGGTTTTTCTGTGGAGCGTGACAACCCTGTTGGTTCGCGCTGAACTTCCGCCCCTCCTTGACCGACAGCTTATCTTTGGCAACCCGGAGATTGCCAGCGCGCAGTTGTCACCCGATGGCAAGTATGTGGCTTTTCTGAAACCCTATAAAGACACGCTCAACATTTGGGTCAAGTCAACCAACGAGCCGTTTACGCGGGCGCGTCTGCTGACCGATACCACGGCCCGCCCCATCCGCAACTTCTTCTGGACCCGCGATGGTCGGTTTATTCTCTATGTGCAGGATCGGGGCGGTGATGAAAACTTCAATCTCTACGCGGTGGATCCCACCGCGGAGCCGGCTGATGGGCGGGACGCGCCGTTGTCGCGTGATTTGACCGGCATCAAGGGGGCGCGCGTTCAGATCTATGCCGTGCCAAAAGGTAGCCCGGATGTGGTGTGCATTGGTCTCAACGACCGCGACCCGGCCTGGCACGACGTTTATCAGCTCAGGCTGTCAACCGGGGAGCGCACGCGACTGCGCGAAAACAAGGAGCAAATTTCAGGCTGGTTTTTCGATGAAGCCGGACAGTTACGGTTGGCCGTGCGGGTAGCGCCCAACGGCGACACGGAAATCTTGCGCGTGGATGCCGACCGCTTGGTGAAAGTCTATGCCTGTAGTGTTTTTGAGTCGGCCGGTCCCATCCGCATGCACCCGGACGGCCAACGGGTGTATATGGTCACGAACCGGGGTCAAGACGTCGATCTCACGCGACTTGTCTTGTTTGACCCCAAGACGGGCAAGGAAGAACTGGTCGAAAGCGACCCACTTGAGCGGGTGGATTTTGGCAGCGCGTCATTTTCCGATGTCACCAATGATGTCATTGCGACCGTTTACATAGATGAGCGGATTCGCACGTACTGGCGTGACAAAGGGTATGAGCGTGACCACCGGTGGCTCCAGAAACGCCTGCCCGGGAAGGACATCGCGTTTACTTCTGGAACCCGCGACGAGCAAATCTGGCTGGTGACGGCCACGAGTGACACCGAACCGGGCGAAACGTATTTGTTCGACCGCCGCGCCAAGCGGCTCACGCTTCAGTATCGGCTCTATGAAAAGCTCGACCGGCGGCATCTGGCGCCGATGAAGGCGATTCGCTATCCGTCGTCGGATGGGTTGGGGATTCCGGCGTACCTGACCTTGCCCAAGGGGATAACGGCGAAGAACCTGCCGCTGATGGTCGTGCCACATGGTGGGCCCTGGGCGCGTGACGTATGGGGCTACAACCGGCAGGCGCAGTTTCTGGCAAACCGTGGGTACGCCGTACTTCAGCCAAACTTCCGGGCTTCGACCGGCTATGGTAAGAGGTTTCTCAACGCCGGCAACGGGCAATGGGGCGACCTGATGCAAGATGACCTGACCTGGGGCGTCAACTATCTCGTGGCCGAGGGCATTGCCGACCCGCGACGGGTGGGCATCATGGGGGGCAGTTATGGGGGATACGCTACGTTGGCTGGGGTAGCGTTCACGCCCAAGCTCTATGCGGCCGGTGTGGCAATTGTCGCGCCGTCAAACTTGATCACATTGCTGAATACCATCCCGCCATACTGGGAAGCGGCGCGCCGCCTTTTTCATACGCGAATGGGCGACCCCGGCAAGCCTGAAGATCGCGCGCGCATGGAGCGTCAATCGCCGCTCAATGCGGCTGACCGCATCGAGACGCCGTTGATGATTGTTCAGGGGGCAAACGATCCACGGGTGAAGAAATCCGAAGCCGACCAGATTGTGGTTGCGCTGCGCGACCGGGGCTTTCCGGTCGAGTACCTTTGCGCCCCGGACGAAGGGCATGGATTTGCGCGTCCGGTCAACAACCTGGCCCTGTATGCGGCGTCGGAGCGCTTTCTGGCGGACCACCTCAAAGGGCGTTTCCAGGCGGACATGCCCGCCGATGTGGCGGCGCGGTTGAAGGAAATCACGGTGGATGTCAGCACGGTGACTGCTCCTGAGCGAGGCCGTCCGGCCACGGTTGGCGTGGTCAAGCCGGAAAGCGACTTACGAGCCGGCCGGCTGCGGTATCGCGGAACCATTGATGTGCCGGGCCAGACCATTCAAGCCACGGTTGAAACGACCGTGACCGAAGCCGGTGATGCCTGGGAAGTCCGCGAGGAAATCAGCCTTCCGATGGGAAGTGTCATTGAGACCACCAAGCTCGAAAAAGCGTCTTTGGTTGTCCGTTCGCGTCGCGTCGCGCAAGGTCCGCTGACGGTGGATGTTGCCTTCCGGGATGGGCGAGTCGAGGGCGCGGTAACACTGAATGGGACGCCACGTCCCATGGCGGCCGACCTCGGCGGCGAACTCCTGGCCGATGGCGCGGGACGTTACTTGGTCATCGGTCGGCTGCCGCTGGCTATGGGGTACACCGCGACGTTGCGCAATTTCAACGTTCAGAATGGACGCCCATCGTTGGTGCAGCTCAACGTGGCCGCCATCGAGAACGTTAGCCTGGCCTCTGGACATTTCACAGCCTATCGGGTTGAGCTGACGGATGAAGGCGGCGCGCGAACCACTGTTTGGGTGGATCAGGCTACCCGCTTGCCGATCAAGGCCGTGGTCAAGACGGCCACATTGGGCGGCGCGGCGATTTCGCTGGAACTTGTCGAGTCGGATGGTTAG
- the zwf gene encoding glucose-6-phosphate dehydrogenase produces the protein MSGLTSPKLGLCIPSGKNSSNNQRVTSAPELARTLAACKRIIVVAAAFTAATTGSTEHTMANDLNPLRDEARVERTPAPCTVVIFGASGDLAKRKLVPALFNLARERRLPGGFSIVGYSRSAMSDDDLRALMRDAVSTFSSSGPPTAAEWESFAAGMFYCQGGYDDVAAYEQLKARLAAIDTERGTSGNRIFYLSTPPSLIGPIMDTLGASGLAQSPPGGWTRIIIEKPLGYDLKTAQELNAHVSRIFDEDQVYRIDHYRAKETVQNIVAMRFANGIFEPVWNRRYIDHVQITAAEAVGVEGRGGYYEGSGAVRDMLQNHLLQLLALVGMEPPTSLDANAIRDEAIKVARAIRPIAPDAVDAHAVRGQYTAGWVGGKAVPGYREEEGVRPTSTTETYAAIKFEIDNWRWAGVPFYLRSGKRMTKRAAEIAVQFRQPPMRLFTTTEADLHEPNLLVMKIQPDEGLTLRLAAKLPGHAIHLRSVNMDFRYGTSFGVRSSEAYERLLLDCMFGDATLFTRRDMVETGWALMMPILEHWAASGEQNLHFYEAGTWGPEAANQLMGDGRAWRRL, from the coding sequence ATGAGCGGATTGACAAGCCCGAAGCTGGGTTTGTGCATACCGAGTGGAAAGAACTCATCCAATAACCAGCGCGTAACCAGCGCGCCCGAGCTGGCGCGGACACTCGCCGCATGTAAGCGCATCATCGTCGTGGCGGCGGCATTCACCGCCGCCACGACCGGGAGCACCGAGCACACCATGGCCAACGACCTCAATCCTTTGCGCGACGAAGCGCGCGTCGAACGCACCCCGGCCCCCTGTACCGTCGTCATCTTTGGCGCTTCCGGTGACCTTGCCAAGCGCAAACTCGTGCCGGCCCTCTTCAACCTTGCCCGCGAACGGCGACTCCCCGGCGGATTTTCCATCGTGGGCTACTCTCGCAGCGCCATGAGCGACGACGACCTCCGCGCGCTGATGCGTGATGCCGTGTCAACGTTTTCAAGTTCCGGCCCGCCGACGGCGGCCGAATGGGAAAGCTTCGCGGCGGGCATGTTTTACTGCCAGGGCGGCTACGACGACGTTGCGGCATATGAACAGCTCAAAGCCCGCCTGGCCGCGATTGACACCGAGCGTGGCACGAGTGGCAACCGGATATTTTACCTTTCAACCCCGCCCAGCCTCATCGGGCCGATCATGGATACGCTTGGGGCATCGGGGCTTGCCCAAAGTCCGCCGGGTGGCTGGACGCGCATCATTATCGAGAAGCCACTTGGATATGACCTCAAAACAGCCCAGGAACTCAACGCGCATGTGAGCCGCATCTTTGATGAAGATCAGGTCTATCGCATTGATCACTACCGGGCGAAGGAAACCGTCCAGAACATCGTGGCCATGCGCTTTGCCAATGGCATTTTCGAGCCAGTCTGGAATCGGCGCTACATTGACCACGTGCAGATTACGGCCGCCGAGGCCGTCGGCGTCGAGGGACGCGGCGGTTATTACGAAGGGTCGGGAGCGGTGCGCGACATGCTTCAAAACCACCTGCTCCAACTTCTGGCGCTGGTTGGCATGGAGCCGCCTACGTCACTCGACGCCAATGCCATCCGCGACGAAGCCATCAAGGTCGCCAGAGCCATTCGTCCCATCGCGCCCGATGCCGTGGATGCCCATGCCGTGCGCGGGCAATACACGGCTGGCTGGGTTGGCGGCAAGGCCGTTCCCGGCTACCGCGAGGAAGAAGGGGTGCGCCCCACTTCAACGACCGAAACCTATGCCGCAATCAAGTTTGAAATCGACAACTGGCGCTGGGCAGGTGTTCCCTTCTACCTACGCTCCGGTAAGCGTATGACCAAGCGCGCGGCTGAAATTGCCGTCCAGTTTCGCCAACCACCCATGCGCCTGTTCACAACCACGGAAGCCGACCTACACGAGCCGAACCTGCTTGTGATGAAGATTCAACCAGACGAAGGGCTGACCCTGCGGCTGGCCGCCAAGCTTCCTGGGCATGCCATTCACCTGCGCTCGGTCAACATGGACTTTCGCTATGGCACATCATTTGGCGTCCGGTCGTCCGAAGCGTATGAGCGCCTCTTGCTCGATTGCATGTTTGGAGATGCCACGCTCTTTACCCGGCGCGACATGGTCGAAACTGGCTGGGCGCTGATGATGCCCATTCTCGAACACTGGGCAGCCAGTGGTGAACAAAACCTGCACTTCTACGAAGCTGGGACGTGGGGGCCAGAAGCCGCAAACCAACTCATGGGCGACGGCCGCGCCTGGCGGCGGCTCTAA
- the gndA gene encoding NADP-dependent phosphogluconate dehydrogenase, whose product MAEALADIGMIGLAVMGSNLAQNIERNGFTVAVWNRDPGRVDEFMATVGAGKKFVGAHTPEAFVNAIARPRKIMLLVKAGDATDWTIDQIKPYLEPGDIIIDGGNALYHDTIRREKALRAEGFNFIGCGVSGGEEGALWGPSLMPGGAPDAYENLRPIWEAIAAKVDDGPCVTYIGPDGAGHFVKMVHNGIEYGDMQLIAEAYDLLKRVGHLTAPELAAVFAAWNEGVLQSFLIEITSQIFRAIDPETNQPLVELILDKAGQKGTGKWTSEAALDMGVPVPTIQAAIDARVLSSMKDERVAASQVIVGPPTSPEMPDKGDFIMLVHNALYASKICSYAQGMAMLSTASRAYNWNLNLGEISRIWKGGCIIRAQFLDKIKQAYHRRADLPNLLLDPDFNQWMADAQTSWRSVVSIGALAGVPLPAMSASLAYFDSYRTARLPQNLTQAQRDFFGSHTYERIDKPEAGFVHTEWKELIQ is encoded by the coding sequence ATGGCGGAAGCATTAGCCGACATTGGTATGATTGGGCTGGCCGTGATGGGCAGCAACTTGGCGCAAAATATCGAGCGCAATGGCTTCACGGTCGCCGTCTGGAACCGCGATCCAGGGCGGGTGGATGAGTTCATGGCAACCGTTGGCGCGGGCAAGAAGTTTGTTGGGGCGCACACGCCGGAAGCGTTCGTGAACGCCATCGCCCGGCCCCGCAAGATCATGTTGCTCGTCAAGGCCGGTGACGCTACCGACTGGACGATTGACCAGATCAAGCCCTACCTCGAACCGGGCGACATTATCATTGATGGCGGCAACGCCCTTTACCACGACACCATTCGGCGTGAAAAAGCGCTTCGGGCGGAAGGGTTCAACTTCATTGGCTGCGGCGTCTCTGGCGGCGAAGAGGGCGCGCTCTGGGGTCCGTCACTGATGCCCGGCGGTGCGCCAGACGCCTATGAAAACCTGCGACCAATTTGGGAAGCCATCGCGGCCAAGGTGGATGATGGCCCTTGTGTCACCTACATTGGGCCAGACGGGGCCGGCCACTTTGTCAAGATGGTTCACAACGGCATCGAGTACGGCGACATGCAGCTCATTGCCGAAGCCTATGACTTGCTCAAGCGCGTCGGACACCTCACCGCACCAGAACTCGCCGCTGTATTTGCAGCGTGGAACGAAGGCGTCCTCCAATCTTTCCTCATCGAGATTACGTCGCAGATCTTCCGCGCCATTGACCCAGAAACCAACCAGCCACTGGTCGAACTCATTCTCGACAAAGCCGGACAGAAGGGGACGGGCAAGTGGACCTCAGAAGCCGCGCTGGATATGGGCGTACCTGTCCCCACGATTCAGGCGGCCATTGACGCGCGGGTGCTTTCCTCGATGAAGGATGAGCGCGTCGCCGCCAGCCAAGTCATTGTCGGCCCGCCGACATCGCCGGAAATGCCTGATAAGGGAGACTTTATCATGCTCGTCCACAATGCGCTCTACGCCAGCAAGATTTGTTCCTACGCGCAAGGCATGGCGATGCTCTCCACGGCATCACGCGCCTACAACTGGAACCTCAACCTGGGTGAAATCAGCCGCATCTGGAAAGGTGGATGCATTATCCGGGCGCAGTTCCTGGATAAAATCAAGCAAGCCTACCACCGCCGCGCCGATCTGCCCAACCTGCTGCTCGACCCAGACTTCAACCAGTGGATGGCCGACGCCCAGACCAGTTGGCGCAGCGTGGTCAGCATTGGCGCATTGGCGGGCGTGCCGCTTCCGGCAATGAGCGCCAGCCTGGCCTATTTCGATAGCTACCGGACAGCCCGCCTGCCGCAGAACCTCACCCAGGCGCAGCGGGATTTCTTCGGCTCGCATACCTATGAGCGGATTGACAAGCCCGAAGCTGGGTTTGTGCATACCGAGTGGAAAGAACTCATCCAATAA